DNA from Elaeis guineensis isolate ETL-2024a chromosome 2, EG11, whole genome shotgun sequence:
TAACTTCAAGACTAATTTTTGGGATTACAAGTCTACAGCGCATCCTTTGAAGAAGTCTAAATTTGAAATATTGCAGACAAGGCTGAAACACGTGTGACATCTTTCTCCTGGGTGGGCCATTAGTCAAAACATGTGTTTCGTAATTGATCTTTTCTGACTTAATTGCCCAACAAATGCATATATAATTTGATCattcttttttttgatgaagaACATACAGTTTTTCATTCAACATAAAGTCTACGTCCCaaacaaaataagaaaatcaAGTGGATACATTGCAATATAAAATAAGATGAGCACTGCAACAATTGCAGTATAAAATAAGAAAAAGCTTACTACAAGTATATTTTAGAAAGCCTGCTTCAACCTTACAAGTACTGCTTACCGGACATAGTTGATGCACACATAAAATGATCATTTAGTGAATTCCACTGTCTCAGATTCCATGGAGTGGTACAATCTACTCACAAAATGATAGAACTTATGCGTCAGAATATGCAAGTCATTTTCCATGCCAACAAAAATACAATTGCAAAATGACTACTGGATTTTGTGTTCGATGCATAAAGATTATATGGCAAGCACTTCTTGCAGCAGACTTCACAATGTTTCAATTGTTTCTGTCATACGTTGGGATGCCTTCATTGGATCATCAGACTACTACTAGATGACTTGTTGAAATCGTTTTacgttttcataaaaaataaaataaaaaatatgcggATTTGACTGCTTCCCAGGACAAGGAAAAGAAGGATGAGGTCCAAGAATGACCAATTCCCATGAAACAGGTGCTGTCATTTTTTAAGACGGTGACTTGCTCAGATCATCCAAAAATATAGTCCAGATCCTGTCCTAATAATATGAGACTTGAACCATATGCATTGGAAAAGGCTTAAATGATGACAGTGATGATTCAGCGCATTAGGAAAGCATCAAAATCTTCACCTATTTCTATTCAAGACTGGAATTGAGGGACCCACAACTGCTTCCAATCTCGACATGGAAAATAAGACCACCCCAACATAATGCACTCAACCAAATATGTAAccagatataaaaataaaatgctTATGGTTTCATAAATTTCCAATTTAGTTGTAGTATTTAGCTTTGCAATGCAATCCGATTTCAGAAACTCGGGCAACATCTATTTAGTTGCTGTGCTGCAACTCTGAGAACCGCAAAGTTAGATACAAAGATTAGTAATAAGAAATGGCACATCTTCCAACACTTAACATAAACAAGAGCTCAGTATTCCCAAGTTCGAACGTGTAGACCCAACCTGACTAAAAGCTAATCCGGGATTGGGCTGGCCTAGACTGGACATAGACTTGAATGAGTTTAGAAATTGGCTGAGTAAATCCCTGACCCATTCAAGCAGTCATTGTTCTCGACTCCAAGTTCTCAAATGGTGGACCATGATGGAAGAATAAAGTTCATAGGCCTACTGCCGAACCTATCGTGTGCCGGATTTTAAGATCCCAACGGTTGGTTGCCAATCACCTCCTTCTAACCCAAATgaccagaagagaaaaataatACACCAACAAGCAACTTATGGAAGAAAGAGATATTAACTCCCAGCAATCTTTCCAAGTCTAACCAAGTGGTGCCCAATACTAAAATTAGCATATGCTATTTAGTGGGACCTAAGGGAGGCCTATTTTCTGTGCCTGCTAACCTTTGGAGAAGACATCTCCTTGGTAACACCAGATGACCAGATCCAGCATCATCACTGATTTGGTGGGTCAAAAGATCCAGTTTGGTTGCGCTCTTTCCTTTTTGACTCACACCACCGGCGGTCCCAAAGGGGTAAAAGAAACGTGGTGGCTGCTGGCTATCCTAGTCGTGGGGCCGCTTATTGGGAAGTTATCAGCCAGAAAGGAGTTATTATGGGAGGAATTTCTCCGGTTTCGTTTGACAGCCCCGTCACCAACGCAAGGATTCTGACTGGAGTGGTGGGACCGACCGAGTTCCTTGtcccttttttttctaaatagatgaagtaaattattcaagtacaaaaaaatgaaatatttaataattaaatagaaAGATTTGTGAGGAATATCCCTCGTCTTTTGATGGCAGGTCTTGTTGACCATCTCATCCTTTGACACAGAGTTCATCTTTGATTCGAAGCAAGATTAtcattagttattttttttaagattgataGAGTACTTATCTGTTGTAACCCTTCTTTAGAAAGATGGAgtcaaataaatttttgatatatatgtcTAAATCTAGTTTGATGTAAAAGCTTGAGGTCCTGTTTGTCATAGTCGTTAAttctgatttttatcttaaaaaaatataaaattttgatagaattgatatttaataatttgatttttattttttattttataattaatttttgaaaattattaaatcaaaagatgaagatttgatattttttgaaaACTAGCAGCTATCTAGCACCATCTGTATCCTCCATCGCCGATTGTCATCTCTACCTATTGTCGGCTATCATCAAACACCACTTGCTATAGGTGGCCATTGAAGTTACCACTCTCTATTACTAATACTCACCACTACTACTATCACTAATTATGTAGTCATTTGCTATTGGCCATTACCAACTATCCTCAACCATCTATTATTACTGTTGCTGTTATCTATAGCCATCTATTGTGGCTCAGATTGCCACTATTTACTGTCAATTATCATTATCATCATCtccatcataattttttagataaaaaagataaagtaattttaattttaaaaattaaaaaaattaaaactagcAACCATGACAAACGCGACCTAAACTGTTAAGTTTAAACCTAGTCATATTGAGCAGTCAGTCCTttcttatattatttattttatatagaactAAATTTCACTGGTGACTCAAAGATTTATGTTGGCCACATAGTAAGCTATAGGGGCTTAAAAACCAATCTTAGGCTGTCTCCAACAAGCCCTATTTGTTGTACATATGCATAAATAATCTATGCTTGAATCCAAAGTTGGCATCAAGTTGGCTACGAGAACGAAGAGAAGAGAGCCACAGCAAATGTCAGGCCATGTAATTTTTCTCAACATAAATTAGACTCAAGTAGTTAACCTTTCCcatgacagagagagagagagagaggtgcgtGGAGATTTGAGCAGACCTTCACTAGAAAGGCCGAGGGTTTCTGCGAAGGGgagttttccttcttcttcttttttttttttttttttatttttattttatttttattttttttgccgaGGGCGTACAGTCCCCGCAAACTTCGTCAAGGCTAATGCAAACCAAAAGAAACTACAAAGGAGTGGTACTTAGACCGGAACACACGTACTAGGTCCCACTTCCTGGACAAAAAAGCTAGAACGCTGGAGACTTCTCCCAGCAAGTTGGTAGGGTCTGGTAAACCACCCCGGAGGCCGGACCTGAACACTGACCTATCTGACTTCACTTTCTCCTTCGTAGTTAAGTGGCTTGGTGTATACTTTTTGGATTCAATTCAAATTAGTTGAATTTGTTAACAATATCTTGTCAAATCACAAAAcatctttcttaaaattttcctATAGTTGCCATGGTTGACAAGAATCTGATATTGAGTTATTCATATTCCAACTTTCTGAGGCAGTTTTGAAAGGTAGAGAGCTGATAGAATTGCAACCTGATCAACTCCAAATATTGTTCATAGATGATCAATTCATTTCATTCTGTTTTATAAGATTGATATTCTTTTTAATGATGCTCTAAGATTTATTTATAGAACCTTTGAGCAATGTATTTGATATCAATCTCTGTTTTTTTCAAGAAATTTGGAAGCTTTCTCATAAACCAACTATTTATTAAGACATTGTGTACTTGCTGGTCTGCATTTAGATGCTTAGCAGACATCTTCTTTAGTCCTTTCTTCCACTCAAGAAAGATGAAATTTCACTTCACTTCATTTTACATTTTGCTTAAAGGGCTTGGTTCTGAGGAGATAATCCTTTGACTACTAGATCCATTAACTAATGGTGCTGGCCAATatgttccctttttcttttttgataaaaacCCATAGGCAAATACATTGCTGATAATACAAAATTGTATGACAAAAATTATATCAGAAGAATTCCATTGCCTTGAAGAATTATGCCTGAGAGTGAAACTAGCCAGGGAGTGAATCATGAAGCATGCTGCCTATTAACATGCATGAGATATCTGAAGATTGGTGAAACACTTCCAGTTCAaacaattatttaaaattatgtaAGCATTCAAAGAAACCAATAATAAAGAAAATAAGGGTGACCTCAGAACCAATCAGGAGGCCAGTTAAGCTGCCAATAAAGTCTCTAGCGTTCAACCAGGATATCCAAGGAATATGCATCATTCTAACAAGTATCAAATACCTACGAGGGAGTTATTTTATAGAAATTTCGTGGAATCATGGGACTTAAAAATCATCAAGCATGACTGCTGTAATAGTTGATGTAGTCGGTTTCCTCTGTTTTTTGACAGATATCTTTTCCCCTTATatcatctctatcacaatatgCATATATGGAACAAGAGCATGCATTGTTTTTGATAGAATTAGGCAAATCATCGTTTGTACTGGTAGGTAATTTGATCAAATATGTAGATAAAGTGGGAAGAGGAAAAAATTGTCGACATTTATGATTGGTTATAGAAAAAGGCCAATAAAGTGTAAAGAATTGTTATTCATTTAAACAAAGATATGAAATTTAGACGCAACATCTTCttcatctaaattataaattaggtgGCCATCATCATTCGCACAAATTCCTCGTAGTTCACTTGTCCATCACCATCCAAATCTGCCTCCTTAATCATTTGATCAACCTCTTCATCAGTCAATTTCTCCCCGAGGCTAATCATCACATTCTTTAGCTGCAAGCACAAAAATGTtccaataaataattaaaataaataaataaataagagttTTAGAACCAAATACTACAAATAAAAGCATTAACTCAACTTAAAAATTGACATATTCAGATATAATGCGCATGGCAATATGCACCTTCAAGTTCTTAGCCATGTACCAGATCTTGTTAAAAATGATGCAAGTGAGCATTGTTGCTAATTTTCACATATTATCTCAGCTTAAAATTACAAAGACATGCAAAGAATAGATGGATGGAAAACTGTAACTATTTTAAATTTACCTCACTGGCTGAGATATATCCATTTTGATCCTTGTCAAAGACCTTGAaagcttctttgatttcctccTCTGCATCAGTCTCCTGCAAGGAGAGCAATACTAAATGTCAAGTCCTTGATTATTAAAAAGAAAGGACAAGCTCCTTGTGAGGGTAGACAAGCAGGAACCGGAGATCATGTGTTCTCTGATATGGCCAACCAGACCAGACATTAGTATAGTACATATTGGAtgttatgatttaattatattattttacctTCATTTTTCTTGCCATTAGACTCAAAAATTCTCCAAATTCTATGGTTCCATTGCCATCTGCATCGATTTCTTTAATCATTTCATGCAGCTCATCTTCAGTTGGGTTCTGGCCCAATGATTTGATGACGGTCTCAAGTTCTTCCAATGTGATGCACCCTGCAGTTTAAGCAAGAAGCAGAAGAAGCCATTAATAATCATAATCCTCCAAAAAGAGCATTGGTTGCCTAATAAGGTATTAGCATGGGTGTATACGTATGGAATTTCTATCTTATGAAGATCACAATGGTTATCTTCCTTTACCAATCATTCTCCTGGTGAAAAGACTAAATCACCTACAGTGATTTACCTCATGCTTTGTTCTTCTTATCAATGGAACCAACATCTCAAACACTCTGGTTGAAGGATTGATTATTAGTCTTCCATCTTACCTAAAGATTGTATGGAAGATTGATAGTGTGACAATTTGCTAGGTCTAATCAGGATTGTTTAAAGATTTCAGCTTAGCCAATTGATAAAATCTCTTGGTGATTGTAGCATGGACTTGTACTCctcaaaaaaggaaaagaaaaaaagaaaaatcataagatGGACTTATACCCAATATCCGCCTTCATCAAGATGAGGACGACAAAGAATCAtgttattaattttattatttaggataaaaccATGCTCGTTGGTTAAAAAGAAAGACAATATGATAAACAAAGCAAAATCGATCATTTGTGTTTCGTGGAAATTTCTGCAACATATTTCTTGTGCTTCAAATCTACTGCTCATGGCCCACCGACGACATCTTAACTTGGCAACCAATAAATTGTTTTAACCATCAAAGGTTCATCGAGCGACATAATGATTTGGCTTTTAGCCTCAAAATCTAACTTGGCATGATGGCATCAGAAAACCAACCGCCTAGGCCACTCAACAATATCCATTGTGGTGGAAAGTTTTCAATTTGACCAATTCATCGCGTCTAGCTAGGTCTAAACTATTCAAGAGACTAGCAAGTTTACCAATTCATGGCCTCTGGCTTGGTCTAAACTATCCAAGAGACTGACAGGTTTTAATAGACTCACTCCCTCTCTCCCCTTACACTTTTCTTTCTCTCTGAAAGAGAAGTGGAGAAAGGACTTCACACAAGTCCACCATAGACTAGAGACAAGACAAAAGCAATGGAGATCCATGTTTTAGCAtcatagagaaagaaaaaaagaaaaacagctcACAAACACGGACACATATCAGAAGAACGATAAACGTTCTATCAAGAAAACTAACAAATGATCATATCTCAGGAAAAAAAACCCATTGTAGTGAATCCCCATTTTCTCAATTAAAATAGGATATGGCTCTTGTCAACCTCCcatttatatatcagtcaaaaTTAACCACAGAAAGCCCAAGTTAAACAATCGGAAGGCAAGATAAGAGtctaaaaacaagaacaaaatattCATTAAAACtaaaccaaatcaatcaaccaaGAGAGAAGCCAATGAGAGTTCCctcaaaaaactttttttttaggaaaaaaaaaaaaggatagccAACGTGAAATGATGGTGGGTTTGTGAGAATAACTCACCATCTCCATCCTTGTCAAAGAGGCTGAAGGCTTCCTGGAACTCAGAGATCTGCTCCTTTGTCGGGTGATCCATAGCAATACAAACTCTAACCAAAAGAGAGCTATCGAAGAATCCTTACTGGGGGCTTGTaccgagaaaaaagaaacaagaagaACCCTTAGTTTGGGAAAGGGGATGCAAGAAAACCGAATACCAGCGGGGGGCCTTTTGTAGGCACGAGGGAGGAGTTGGTAGTTTTCAGAATGGCTGACCTTTGTCGAAGTATTCCCTGTCCAAAGTCCTTTTCAAACAATCCAAAAGGAAAGTATGTAGAATAtaaatattagattttcttaataataGACCAGGATCTTATCTAGTAATTTATCTATGTTTTATTTCCTTCGTCCGCTACTTTCCATCCACGGAGAATTTATTGGTCCAAATGGGTGCGTTCGGTCGAGCCCGTCCAACCCGGTCGGCCTGCCCATGAGTCCGTGACCTGATGTccttttccttattttttttttttttttctatttgttttCTTCTAgactctaatttatttttttggtgatTGCCCTGTGGTTTTCCAACTGTGGACAGCTGGTGTTGGACCTGGGGAGGACAGAAGGCAGATTGGTTCTTGAGTCCAAAACTAACCCCCCTACATATTTCTTCTACTACGAAAACAACACTAACGTTCATCAAAATTTTGACTACAAAaagtttagtttgtttgaaccggtctaagcaatttttttttcttgaaaagcaTCGCAAAGTGTTAGCTGGGGAGGACAACGGAAGGAGTGATCTTCTAAGCAGCTTGGAGAAGAAGTTACTAATGTCGATATTTGATATATGAGTGACTAATAAATCATTGTAGAGGCTATTGAAATGTGCCCCATGTTAGTGATGTTCAAATAACTCTTCCGGTTGTAGAAAATCTAAATACATAGGAGTTCTATACCAAATTGATTGATCCTGCAACGCTAGGGTTTTTCATGTTTCGATTGCTTAAGAGCATTTGCACGCTTTTTTTTACATGGTTTTAGGCATATGAGCTAAATTGAGATTATTGGTAGAACTTGATTGGGAAATACTTATTCTTCATAGATAATTAGGCATCGGGCATTAGGCATTTATTAGTTGTCATCTCTAGATGTTAATTGATTAGGTCTAAAGAGAGATTTGAACTTCTAAGAATCCACTAAAGTTGCCGAACAGTCCTGGTGAAAATACCAGGATATGGGCTCTATTAGATGATCAAAGTGTAACACTGGATGGTGACTTTTCTAGTCATAGATGACATCATCCATGACCATGTTCGTGCTTTGCTTAAACAACAAGAATCATGAGGTAAATACTGTCATGAGGAAAACATTCAGAAGTaaaagtttattttttaaaaggGGTACAATAGTCACTTAAACTCCTTGAGATTTATGTCTTAATTATTGTACCTTCTCATCAAATTCCCGCCAATCTGAGTAATCGGTAGTGTGCTAATTTGGCTATGCATGAGCCTTGTTGGAAGGCtgtatgaagaaaaaatttgtttTCTCCAAGCGACCGTGCAGCTGATCCAAGGGGCCCAATAAGTTGTTCCACCGATCTTGTCCAAGTCAAGACTCGAAATCTCTATCTTAGGATGGGCTTTCATGCTGCCCCATGTATGGTTCGATACTATCAAATAATGGTCATCACGTCAACCATAGCCATAAATGAAGAACTGGTACTTTCATGCAAGTCAATTATCGATAAGCCGACCAAATCCGAATCATCTCAGATTCATACCTAAATCAGAAAGTATTGGTCCTTCAACCATAGCCATTTGAATTAGGTGCAAACTAAAAAGGATTCAAGCTCCCAAGTTAGTAATATTTTTTCCTAACTCTGCTATTAGTATTAAACTGATAAAAAATGCTAGAGATTATCTATccgcttttttttttggggggagggGGGGAAGGTGGATAAGACTGAGATTACCTATCTGATAACAACAAATTTACCAAAAAGTTGGTAATTGGTTTCACGATGTCCAAGCGTCGACCAAGACCACATGCCTCATGTATTCGTAATAAAACTGAACGGTGAATGGATACGTGATTAGTAGCAACATTGAATTGACAATCGTACTTCCATCTTTTGCCAATGCACTCCTAGagcaaatctaaatcaaataagttcactcaaaaaaaaaaaaaatctttaaacatGAGAAGCATTACTGAATGGCAAACTCCTCGTTGACTTTAGAAAGATCTCCATTATGACAATTGAGGGATTATAATGAGAGAAAAGTGCACTAGGTTCAACATCTTGGATGGTAAATTTGGGATTAGCCATCAATACATTCCAATGCCTTGAAAATTCATTTCCTTCCATTAAAAGATGGACTAAGGTGCTATATAGTTCTCAAAAAAGCTGCCGCCACTTAGATCATTATTTTTAGGTACTAGTCTATGATTACCGTCGTATAATGTAGCTATGCACCATGGTCCCATGGAGTGCATCAATCCCTGATTGCCGCATTTGATCAATGACCCAAGCAGCAACCTAAGAGATGACCTATGCCAATTCTCGTCAGCACTCCAAAATCTTGGCCAGTTCTATTTGAATCATTCAAACATGATgaacttttaccaaaaaaaaaaaaaaaacatgatgaaCGGTTTGATACAGGAGATCAAAAGGGAATACGAGCTAGCAAAAAGTGTTCCTCTGGCTGCTTCTTGAAATCCTTGTTTTATTTTCCATGGACCTGCTTTATCGCAGTTCGATTCTAAATTTACAATAGCATGCCCTCTCGGTCCAATTTTAGTCCATTTCATCCGCCAATCAAGCATGGAGAGGTGTGAAAATCTGGGTTTGCACTACATTGACTCAAAGATCAGACGATCATATTCAATTCAAGGACCACGATCAATGAGATCCATGTGAGACCCGTTCCTTGTATGGTGGACCCGACGCGGCTTAGAGGTGTACCAATCCCTCGCGGTCCACGTGTCTGACCAATTCGGGATGTTGTATCCGGTAGTCCACGGTCTCTGATGAGGCCCCCTGGCGTGAGGGGAGATTCGAGAGACAGTAGACCCATCCGTCAACATCGTGATGGGATTGGGTACGAGGCGTCTATAGCCGGACGTATTGGCTGCTACCATACGACCTCGAGCGAGAAAATGAGACGGGAAAATAACTCAATATATCGCACGGGTCTAGAAGGTATCGGGGACCGAGGCTGGCTCGGTGCGTGGTCTCCGCTGACACGGACAGTCGGCCCTCACGTGATGTGGTACGCGGTTTCTGCCTTCGGTGGTTGACTGGTCGCCCACATGCGCTTGAACACGTGAGTGGCAGACTGGCCCGCATCTGCAGGTCCCAAATAAAAATGGCAGCCAGATCAAAGTAGATCGTAAATGAATCGGATCAAAACatcatcaaatcaaattcaatttatttattaaataaattaaaattttaaatttaaattcgatCTATTTGTTAAACAGATAATCTAAttcgatctatttaatctatttattaaatagatcaaattaagttaaacagATTACACAGATTAAACAGATCGAGTTAAATGGAttagaaacaggttaaacaggttttgaacaggttaaacggatcttaaatgtGTTAAACAAatcggattaaatggatcagaaataggttaaacagattaaatggattatCTGATTCAATCCGATCTGAATATGAAACGAATTAAACGGATCAGAAATCTAAAACCTATAtccgatccaattattaaacagattaaacggaaCGATTTTTTTATGATCCAAATTCGTTTCGtctaaatccaaatttatttatgaCGGATTGAATACAGATTAAATTAATAGATTGGATCATAGTTTATCAGCCCTAATCTCAAATCATGGGTGCAACTCGAGCTTAGTGAATTTTTGTCAATATAATACGGGCTCATTTAGACTGCGATGAAACACCCAAAAGTTTCAATGGGTTCTCTGTGTCCTTCCTTCTCCACATGGCTTACAGTAGCCTGCTTCGGCGGAGTACAAGCACTATGTTTGGGTTGAATGCTTGGATCAACACGCTCCACCACCATGGACAAAAATTATATAGGGCAGGCACTAGAGAAAATTATGGGATGGGCTTCATTGTCATATTTCTCCTAATATCAGTTTTaaagaaaaaaactaaaaatcaaaaatcattaCAAATGAAGTTGTtagttttataattaaaaaaaaaaaaaaagcatagcatcttctttttttctcatcTTTATAATATACTTGTTATTGATACATACTATATGATTAAGTGATACATACCAAGCAACTTAATTATTAAGTAGGTCAATACACACCTTCAAATAAAtcgatacataatttttaaaatatagagtTTACCAACATATAGTGCACGACCAGATGATGCATACTTAGTAAATTAGTCATCTAGTAATTCAATACACAACTttaagcaaattgatatataatttttaaaatattatattcattagTGTACACTATATGGTATGGTGATATACACTGATTTTCATATACATATTGTAAGTTTTTTTATTGCACATCATTCAATGATCCAATACACACCTCTAGATAAatcgataaataatttttagaatataaaatttattaatacatAATACACAGTCAAATAATATATACTTAGCAAATTAGTCATTTAGCAATACAATATACATCTCCAAGCAAATTGATGTATAGTTTCTAGAACTTTATATTCACTAGTAATCACTATATGGTATAGTGATGCACACTCATCAATTTTTTGACACATACTACAAGCTTCTTTGATGTACACCTAGTAATGATTCACTATACACCTCCAGATAAATTGATGCATagtttctaaaatatattttttactcaaAAATATGCTTTTTACTCAAAAATATATATTGGATCATTACTGAGTGTATATCAAAGTAACTTGCAGTATGTATTAAGAAATCGATGAGTGTATATCACCAGATCCTGTAGTATATACTGGTGAACATAATATTCCAAAAAGTG
Protein-coding regions in this window:
- the LOC105055589 gene encoding calmodulin, with protein sequence MDHPTKEQISEFQEAFSLFDKDGDGCITLEELETVIKSLGQNPTEDELHEMIKEIDADGNGTIEFGEFLSLMARKMKETDAEEEIKEAFKVFDKDQNGYISASELKNVMISLGEKLTDEEVDQMIKEADLDGDGQVNYEEFVRMMMAT